In one Tessaracoccus palaemonis genomic region, the following are encoded:
- a CDS encoding universal stress protein yields MTEKTQPLIVVGVDGSDDGLRAVRFGTGAALRRDGELLLVNAVDDTLMAGAWGVVYDPEVLQAAGVTANEQAKGIALEAGLPADRIRTEVVMGSPGGVMARLSEVADLIIVGRRAASGLERMFVGSTSVAVVANASCPVVVISAAAHPDPVGQKGIIGVGLQTDPGSEATLEAAFEQCERFTDKLEIVHAVQPPVGIFARKLTPAQLDEQVRFAQGGIEALAAGVAERHPGVEYSVHVAIDSPINYLVSRSANYDMLVLGVGESSIPGISLGGLMRGLMAHALCPLYISRG; encoded by the coding sequence ATGACTGAGAAGACCCAACCTCTGATCGTCGTCGGCGTCGACGGCAGCGACGACGGCCTGCGCGCCGTCAGGTTCGGCACCGGGGCGGCGCTGCGCCGCGACGGAGAGCTGCTGCTCGTCAACGCGGTCGACGACACGCTGATGGCCGGCGCCTGGGGCGTCGTCTACGACCCGGAGGTGCTGCAGGCCGCCGGCGTCACCGCCAACGAGCAGGCTAAGGGCATCGCCCTTGAGGCGGGCCTGCCCGCCGACCGCATCCGCACCGAGGTGGTGATGGGCTCTCCGGGCGGCGTCATGGCACGCCTGTCCGAGGTCGCCGACCTCATCATCGTGGGTCGCCGCGCCGCCTCCGGCCTCGAGCGCATGTTCGTCGGCTCCACATCGGTCGCGGTCGTCGCCAACGCCTCGTGCCCCGTCGTCGTCATCTCCGCGGCCGCGCACCCTGACCCCGTCGGCCAGAAGGGCATCATCGGCGTCGGCCTGCAGACCGACCCCGGCTCCGAGGCGACCCTCGAGGCAGCGTTCGAGCAGTGCGAGCGCTTCACGGACAAGCTGGAGATCGTGCACGCGGTGCAGCCCCCGGTCGGGATCTTCGCGCGCAAGCTGACCCCGGCCCAGCTCGACGAGCAGGTACGCTTCGCCCAGGGCGGCATCGAGGCCCTCGCGGCCGGCGTCGCCGAGCGCCACCCCGGCGTCGAGTACAGCGTCCACGTCGCGATCGACAGCCCGATCAACTACCTCGTCAGCCGCAGCGCCAACTACGACATGCTCGTGCTGGGCGTCGGCGAGTCGTCGATCCCCGGCATCAGCCTCGGCGGGCTCATGCGCGGCCTGATGGCCCACGCGCTGTGCCCGCTGTACATCAGCCGCGGATGA
- the hrpA gene encoding ATP-dependent RNA helicase HrpA: MTPGDSPPDITVEPGLPIAAEAGRIAQLVRDNQVVVVAGETGSGKTTQLPKICLLAGRQRIAHTQPRRIAARTVAQRIAVECGVELGDFVGYQVRFTRQTSAATRIKVMTDGILLAELTHDEMLRQYDTIIIDEAHERSLNIDFLLGYLKQLLPQRPELRVIVTSATIDTARFSAHFGDAPVVEVSGRTFPVETRYQPLEEGQDEIDGVAAAVEEIVTESGSGDILVFLSGEREIRDAAEAVEALGTGLEVLPLFARLSAADQQRVFHPGVRRRVVLATNVAETSITVPRIRYVVDTGTARISRYSARTKVQRLPIEPVSQASANQRAGRCGRVGPGVAIRLYSEEDFGSRPEFSDPEILRTNLATVILLMAQAGLGDVERFPFVEAPVISQINDGVRVLQELGAIHPRGRHEELRLTATGRTLARMPVDPRLGRMMIEASKRDCLGTVLVLVAGLTVPDLRERPSEAQARAEELHRRFWGGDPSRPAPAEPKESGEPKRHTAHTGTRNQDAPKQSLEGGDFEVLLNIWHYLRRRRRELSGNAFRRMCREEYLHFVRFREWEDLVSQLREVAKELHLDTRPKGTMPDALTSILTGLLSNVGLVQEPGRREAGKRRPLTEYLGARGTRFAIQPGSSLAKSTPSLVMAFELVETSRLWARTVAQVRPEWVEQVAGHVLTRTLSEPSFSPRTATVSASERLTLFGVPIVAGRRTNYAADHPAEARGIFLRSGLVEGQWETRGKLVSANRAVLEEAEKLTDRMRRPDLLISDDELFAFYDGRVPAAVVSGSTFEKWLRGLPKEQWPTLTLDDAVTDPRQLRASDFPDRWDVSGQRLPVSYVFDPGAGGDGVTLTVRLEALAQLHGDPFTWQVPGLRRELATELIRSLPKAVRTSFVPAPDFASRALDWLDERGETGEGSFPEALGRALTALTGTIVEPGQFNAAALDPHLRPTFVVVDRGREVARGADLAELQQRLAPKVAAKLTRSASNITATGATSWTFGDVPTETRLGRGVVGYPALVDEGTTVGVRVFDTRDKADRSHVAGLRRLLTCTNPDPTRWVVSHLGRMEKLSLADSAYPSVPDLLADAWLKSGEQLAAAEGDPVTIRGEAAYAKVALAVRQECPGRTLDVVNTAAHALADVTRARLLIADRPQAAASRDVAAQLDNLFFARFITATPDPWFEHLPRYAAAAVARLEAAASNPARDAQLQAQVDEMEDLYAALTDAQPPGPLSPAVEEIAFLIEEFRVSLFAQQLRTSVPVSAKRIRQAVRAAS; the protein is encoded by the coding sequence ATGACCCCAGGCGACTCACCACCCGACATCACCGTAGAGCCCGGCCTCCCCATCGCGGCGGAGGCCGGGCGCATCGCGCAACTGGTGCGCGACAACCAGGTTGTGGTCGTCGCCGGCGAGACCGGCTCCGGCAAGACCACGCAGCTGCCCAAGATCTGCCTGCTCGCAGGCAGGCAGCGCATCGCCCACACGCAGCCCCGCCGCATCGCCGCCCGCACCGTCGCGCAGCGCATCGCCGTGGAGTGTGGCGTCGAGCTGGGCGACTTCGTCGGCTATCAGGTGCGCTTCACGCGCCAGACCAGCGCCGCCACGCGCATCAAGGTCATGACCGACGGCATCCTGCTGGCCGAGCTGACGCACGACGAGATGCTGCGGCAGTACGACACGATCATCATCGACGAGGCGCACGAGCGCAGCCTCAACATCGACTTCCTGCTCGGCTATCTCAAGCAGCTGCTCCCGCAGCGCCCCGAGCTGCGCGTCATCGTCACCTCGGCCACGATCGACACCGCACGTTTCTCCGCGCACTTCGGCGACGCCCCCGTCGTCGAGGTCTCGGGCCGCACGTTCCCCGTCGAGACGCGCTACCAGCCGCTCGAGGAGGGGCAGGACGAGATCGATGGCGTCGCAGCTGCCGTCGAGGAGATCGTCACCGAGTCCGGCTCCGGCGACATCCTCGTCTTCCTGAGCGGCGAGCGGGAGATCCGCGACGCTGCGGAGGCCGTCGAGGCGCTCGGCACCGGGCTGGAGGTCCTTCCCCTGTTCGCGCGCCTGTCCGCGGCCGACCAGCAGAGGGTGTTCCACCCCGGGGTGAGGCGCCGCGTGGTGCTGGCCACCAACGTCGCGGAGACCTCCATCACCGTCCCGCGGATCCGTTACGTCGTCGACACCGGCACGGCCCGCATCTCCCGCTACTCCGCGCGCACCAAGGTGCAGCGGCTGCCCATCGAGCCCGTCTCGCAGGCCTCCGCCAACCAGCGCGCCGGTCGCTGCGGCCGCGTCGGGCCCGGCGTCGCGATCCGGCTCTACTCCGAGGAGGACTTCGGGTCCCGACCCGAGTTCTCCGATCCCGAGATCCTGCGCACGAACCTCGCCACCGTCATCCTCCTGATGGCGCAGGCGGGGCTCGGCGACGTCGAGCGCTTCCCGTTCGTCGAGGCGCCCGTCATCTCGCAGATCAACGACGGCGTCCGCGTGCTGCAGGAGCTCGGCGCCATCCACCCGCGCGGCCGGCATGAGGAGCTGCGGCTGACCGCCACGGGCCGCACGCTCGCCCGGATGCCGGTGGACCCACGGCTCGGGCGCATGATGATCGAGGCGTCGAAGCGCGACTGCCTCGGCACCGTGCTCGTGCTGGTCGCCGGGCTCACCGTCCCCGACCTGCGGGAGCGCCCGAGCGAGGCCCAGGCCCGCGCGGAGGAGCTGCACCGCCGCTTCTGGGGCGGGGACCCGTCGCGGCCGGCGCCGGCGGAGCCGAAGGAGTCCGGCGAGCCGAAGCGGCACACGGCCCACACCGGCACCCGCAACCAGGACGCACCCAAGCAGTCGCTCGAGGGCGGCGACTTCGAGGTGCTGCTGAACATCTGGCACTACCTGAGGAGGCGGCGTCGCGAGCTCAGCGGCAACGCCTTCCGCCGCATGTGCCGCGAGGAATACCTGCACTTCGTCCGTTTCCGGGAGTGGGAGGACCTCGTCAGCCAGCTCCGCGAGGTCGCGAAGGAGCTCCACCTCGACACCCGCCCGAAGGGCACCATGCCCGACGCGCTGACCAGCATCCTCACCGGCCTGCTGTCGAACGTCGGCCTGGTGCAGGAGCCCGGTCGGCGCGAGGCCGGGAAGCGGCGGCCCCTGACCGAGTACCTGGGCGCCCGCGGCACCCGGTTCGCCATCCAGCCCGGCTCCTCGCTCGCGAAGTCCACGCCCTCCCTGGTGATGGCCTTCGAGCTGGTGGAGACGTCCCGGTTGTGGGCCCGCACCGTCGCGCAGGTGCGCCCCGAATGGGTCGAGCAGGTGGCCGGCCACGTACTCACCCGGACCCTGTCCGAGCCGTCATTCTCGCCGCGCACGGCCACCGTCAGCGCCAGCGAACGACTCACGCTGTTCGGCGTGCCGATCGTCGCGGGCAGGCGCACCAACTACGCGGCCGACCACCCCGCGGAGGCGCGCGGGATCTTCCTGCGCAGCGGCCTGGTGGAGGGCCAGTGGGAGACGCGCGGGAAGCTCGTCTCCGCCAACCGTGCCGTGCTCGAGGAGGCGGAGAAGCTCACCGACCGGATGCGCCGTCCCGACCTGCTCATCTCCGACGACGAGCTCTTCGCGTTCTACGACGGGCGGGTCCCGGCCGCCGTCGTGTCGGGCTCGACGTTCGAGAAGTGGCTGCGCGGCCTGCCGAAGGAGCAGTGGCCCACCCTCACGCTCGACGACGCCGTCACCGATCCCCGGCAGCTGCGCGCCTCCGACTTCCCCGACCGCTGGGACGTCTCGGGTCAGCGGCTGCCCGTCAGCTACGTCTTCGACCCCGGCGCCGGCGGCGACGGCGTGACCCTCACCGTCCGGCTCGAGGCCCTTGCCCAGCTCCACGGGGACCCCTTCACCTGGCAGGTGCCGGGGCTGCGCCGCGAGCTGGCCACCGAGCTCATCCGTTCCCTGCCCAAGGCCGTGCGCACCAGCTTCGTGCCCGCTCCTGACTTCGCCTCCCGCGCGCTCGACTGGCTCGACGAGCGCGGGGAGACCGGCGAGGGGAGCTTCCCGGAGGCCCTCGGCCGGGCGCTCACGGCCCTGACCGGCACGATCGTCGAGCCGGGACAGTTCAACGCCGCGGCCCTCGACCCGCATCTGCGGCCAACCTTCGTCGTGGTCGACCGCGGCCGTGAGGTCGCGCGCGGAGCCGACCTCGCCGAGCTGCAGCAGCGGTTGGCGCCCAAGGTCGCGGCGAAGCTGACCAGGTCCGCGTCCAACATCACCGCGACCGGCGCCACGTCGTGGACCTTCGGCGACGTCCCGACCGAGACCAGGCTGGGCAGGGGAGTCGTCGGCTACCCGGCGCTGGTCGACGAGGGGACGACGGTGGGCGTGCGCGTCTTCGACACCCGGGACAAGGCCGACCGCTCGCACGTCGCCGGCCTGCGCCGGCTCCTGACCTGCACCAACCCCGATCCGACGAGGTGGGTCGTGTCCCACCTCGGCCGCATGGAGAAGCTCTCGCTGGCCGATTCGGCCTACCCGTCGGTGCCGGACCTCCTCGCCGATGCCTGGCTCAAGTCGGGCGAGCAGCTCGCCGCCGCGGAGGGGGACCCCGTCACGATCCGCGGCGAGGCGGCCTACGCGAAGGTGGCGCTCGCCGTCCGCCAGGAGTGCCCCGGCCGGACGCTGGACGTCGTGAACACGGCCGCGCACGCGCTGGCCGACGTCACCCGCGCCCGGCTGCTCATCGCCGACCGGCCGCAGGCCGCCGCGTCCAGGGACGTCGCGGCCCAGCTGGACAACCTGTTCTTCGCCCGCTTCATCACCGCCACACCCGACCCGTGGTTCGAGCACCTGCCACGCTACGCGGCCGCGGCGGTCGCCCGCCTGGAGGCGGCCGCGTCGAACCCCGCCCGCGACGCGCAGCTGCAGGCCCAGGTCGACGAGATGGAGGACCTGTACGCGGCGCTGACCGACGCCCAGCCCCCCGGCCCTCTCTCCCCGGCGGTCGAGGAGATCGCATTCCTGATCGAGGAGTTCCGCGTCTCGCTGTTCGCGCAGCAGCTCCGCACCTCGGTGCCCGTCTCGGCCAAGCGGATCAGGCAGGCGGTCCGCGCCGCATCCTGA
- a CDS encoding acyl-CoA thioesterase, with amino-acid sequence MPKDVVELLALFDLTQTGDLSFRGPQPRTLLQRLFGGQVLGQTLVAAAHTVPRARHIHSLNAYFLRPGHNDLPLDFEVEELRDGNTFSARRVVTCQGGREIFHMTASFQAPEPGLDHSAVPPTDGVSPPEECPSLREILEGRFGARLTLLQEWESLDVRLASPPDAGRNGGNMRAWVRTREPMPDDPVRHAAVLAYLSDMTLLSVTTIPHEVEFLSPSMQMASIDHAMWFHRPVRVDEWLLYDMISPSASSARGFAMGRLFQGGHAVASCAQEGLIRVLPTTPA; translated from the coding sequence GTGCCCAAGGACGTCGTTGAACTGCTCGCTCTGTTCGATCTCACGCAGACGGGGGACCTGAGCTTCCGCGGCCCGCAGCCCCGCACGCTGCTGCAGCGGCTCTTCGGCGGGCAGGTGCTCGGCCAGACGCTGGTCGCGGCGGCCCACACCGTCCCGAGGGCCAGACACATCCATTCGCTGAACGCCTACTTCCTGCGGCCCGGCCACAACGACCTTCCCCTCGACTTCGAGGTCGAGGAGCTGCGCGACGGCAACACGTTCAGCGCGCGCCGCGTGGTCACCTGCCAGGGCGGGCGCGAGATCTTCCACATGACCGCCTCGTTCCAGGCGCCCGAACCCGGCCTCGACCACTCGGCGGTGCCGCCGACCGACGGGGTCTCCCCGCCCGAGGAATGCCCGTCGCTGCGGGAGATCCTCGAGGGGCGCTTCGGTGCCCGGCTCACGCTGCTGCAGGAGTGGGAGTCGCTCGACGTCCGGTTGGCCTCGCCTCCAGATGCGGGACGCAACGGCGGCAACATGCGCGCCTGGGTGCGCACGCGCGAGCCGATGCCGGACGACCCGGTGCGGCACGCTGCCGTGCTGGCCTACCTGAGCGACATGACGCTGCTGAGCGTCACGACGATCCCGCACGAGGTGGAGTTCCTGTCGCCGTCGATGCAGATGGCCTCCATCGACCACGCGATGTGGTTCCACCGCCCGGTCCGCGTCGACGAGTGGCTGCTCTACGACATGATCTCGCCGTCGGCCTCCAGCGCCCGCGGGTTCGCCATGGGCCGGCTGTTCCAGGGCGGCCACGCCGTCGCCTCCTGTGCGCAGGAGGGCCTGATCCGCGTGCTCCCGACCACGCCCGCCTAG
- a CDS encoding sigma-70 family RNA polymerase sigma factor, whose translation MNSTARARSTEGINGKDAVGLYLDAIAKTPLLTAVEEVELARRIEAGLYASRIISGEETTALDATDEELTEVAADGERAMQRFIQSNLRLVVSVARKYGRAQMPLLDLVQEGNTGLIRAVEKFDYAKGFKFSTYATWWVRQAISRGIAQQGRIVRLPVHVAEQVNQVSAVRRNLERQLGREPELIEIADELGLEESRVVDLLRYAREHVSLDAPVEADGDTALGDLIARETAPGPDEMVLDAEERGRLEEMLSDLDERSQDVVRRRYGLLDGRQAKLADIGTHWGITAERVRQIERQALATMRAAQGVAA comes from the coding sequence ATGAACAGTACTGCGCGTGCTCGGAGCACCGAAGGAATCAACGGCAAGGACGCGGTGGGGCTCTACCTCGACGCGATCGCCAAGACGCCACTGCTCACCGCCGTCGAGGAAGTGGAACTCGCCCGCCGCATCGAGGCCGGCCTGTACGCATCGAGGATCATCTCCGGCGAGGAGACCACTGCGCTGGACGCCACCGACGAGGAACTGACCGAGGTCGCGGCGGACGGGGAGCGGGCCATGCAGCGCTTCATCCAGTCGAACCTGCGGCTGGTCGTCTCCGTGGCCCGCAAGTACGGCCGCGCGCAGATGCCGCTGCTCGACCTGGTCCAGGAGGGCAACACCGGTCTGATCCGCGCCGTCGAGAAGTTCGACTACGCGAAGGGCTTCAAGTTCTCGACCTACGCCACCTGGTGGGTGCGTCAGGCCATCTCGCGTGGCATCGCGCAGCAGGGTCGGATCGTGCGCCTCCCGGTGCACGTCGCCGAGCAGGTCAACCAGGTCTCGGCGGTGCGCCGCAACCTGGAGCGCCAGCTGGGCCGCGAGCCGGAGCTGATCGAGATCGCGGACGAGCTGGGCCTCGAGGAGAGCAGGGTCGTCGATCTGCTCCGCTACGCGCGCGAGCACGTCTCCCTCGACGCCCCCGTCGAGGCGGACGGCGACACCGCGCTGGGCGATCTGATCGCCCGCGAGACGGCTCCCGGCCCCGACGAGATGGTCCTGGACGCCGAGGAGCGCGGCCGCCTCGAGGAGATGCTCTCCGACCTGGACGAGCGGTCCCAGGACGTCGTGCGCCGCCGATACGGCCTGCTCGACGGTCGCCAGGCGAAGCTCGCAGACATCGGAACGCACTGGGGCATCACCGCCGAGCGCGTCCGCCAGATCGAGCGGCAGGCGCTCGCGACGATGCGCGCAGCGCAGGGGGTCGCCGCCTGA
- a CDS encoding RNA polymerase sigma factor, whose product MTENAEGTGKAPRTRRTASATSTDEQPKKPATRGRSTASKAAPRTTRARKPKAEPTIANAATGEVEVEFKREGDDVVLTVGGKKKSVEEKKRSLDEVDESQFNEAAETPLAKELTSEEEGFALSDSDDADEPEQQVVSAGATADPVKDYLKQIGKVALLNAVEEVELAKRIEAGLFAEERLTDTDKPVAAEDLDDLEWISEDGRRAKNHLLEANLRLVVSLAKRYTGRGMLFLDLIQEGNLGLIRAVEKFDYTKGYKFSTYATWWIKQAITRAMADQARTIRIPVHMVEVINKLARVQRQMLQDLGREPTPEELAVELDMTPEKVVEVQKYGREPISLHTPLGEDGDSEFGDLIEDSEAVVPADAVNFTLLQEQLNDVLDTLSEREAGVVSMRFGLTDGQPKTLDEIGKVYGVTRERIRQIESKTMSKLRHPSRSQVLRDYLD is encoded by the coding sequence GTGACTGAGAACGCCGAAGGAACCGGAAAGGCCCCCCGCACCCGCCGGACCGCCAGCGCGACCTCCACCGACGAGCAGCCGAAGAAGCCCGCCACCCGAGGCAGGAGCACCGCGAGCAAGGCCGCGCCGCGGACGACGCGGGCCCGCAAGCCGAAGGCCGAGCCGACCATCGCGAACGCCGCCACGGGCGAGGTCGAGGTGGAGTTCAAGCGCGAGGGCGACGACGTCGTCCTCACGGTGGGCGGCAAGAAGAAGTCCGTCGAGGAGAAGAAGCGTTCCCTCGACGAGGTCGACGAGTCGCAGTTCAACGAGGCCGCCGAGACCCCGCTCGCCAAGGAGCTGACCAGCGAGGAGGAGGGCTTCGCGCTGTCCGACTCCGACGACGCCGACGAGCCCGAGCAGCAGGTCGTCTCGGCCGGCGCCACCGCCGACCCCGTCAAGGACTACCTGAAGCAGATCGGCAAGGTAGCGCTGCTGAACGCCGTCGAGGAGGTCGAGCTCGCCAAGCGCATCGAGGCCGGCCTGTTCGCCGAGGAGCGGCTGACGGACACCGACAAGCCCGTCGCGGCCGAGGACCTGGACGACCTCGAGTGGATCTCGGAGGACGGCCGCCGCGCCAAGAACCACCTCCTCGAGGCGAACCTGCGACTCGTCGTCTCGCTCGCCAAGCGCTACACCGGCCGCGGCATGCTCTTCCTCGACCTGATCCAGGAGGGCAACCTCGGCCTCATCCGCGCCGTCGAGAAGTTCGACTACACCAAGGGCTACAAGTTCTCCACCTATGCCACCTGGTGGATCAAGCAGGCCATCACCCGCGCCATGGCCGACCAGGCGCGCACCATCCGCATCCCCGTCCACATGGTCGAGGTCATCAACAAGCTCGCCCGCGTCCAGCGCCAGATGCTGCAGGACCTCGGCCGGGAACCCACGCCCGAGGAGCTGGCCGTCGAGCTGGACATGACGCCCGAGAAGGTCGTCGAGGTCCAGAAGTACGGCCGCGAGCCCATCTCGCTGCACACCCCGCTCGGCGAGGACGGCGACTCCGAGTTCGGCGACCTGATCGAGGACTCCGAGGCCGTCGTGCCGGCGGACGCCGTCAACTTCACGCTCCTGCAGGAGCAGCTCAACGACGTGCTCGACACGCTCAGCGAGCGCGAGGCCGGCGTCGTCTCGATGCGCTTCGGCCTGACCGACGGCCAGCCGAAGACGCTCGACGAGATCGGCAAGGTCTACGGCGTGACGCGCGAGCGCATCCGCCAGATCGAGTCCAAGACGATGTCGAAGCTGCGCCACCCGTCGCGCTCGCAGGTCCTCAGGGACTACCTCGACTGA